A window of Zestosphaera sp. genomic DNA:
CACTTGATAGAGTTTACTCAGCTAGACTTGGAGTGGGCTGGAGCTTCAATGAATGAGATCATGAGTCTCGGCGAGAAGCTAGTTTATGAGTCTTGTCTAGAAGTATCTGAGAGAGCTGGAGACATAATCGAAGAATTCAATCCGAGACTCAAGTGTTTTAAGCCCCCCTACGAGAAGATAACGTTTAGTGAAGCCCTAAACATAGTTAGGGAGGCGGGGATGAGAGTTAGTGATTCTAGAGAGTTACCTCAAGAAGCTGAGGAATTGCTGAGCGTTAAGGTAGGGAAGCCTATCTGGCTAATTAAATTCCCTACTTCTGGGAGAGGCTTCTACTACATGCCTGATGAGATAGAGCCAGACAAGAACCAAGACTTCAACTTGATAATGCCTGAAGGTTACGGAGAGTTGATTGATGGTGGTGTGAGAGAGTTCAGGTATGAACGCATAATGCAGAGACTTAAAGAACTGGGTGAAGACTTAAGTAAGTATTCGTGGTTCTTAGAAGCAGCAAGATTTGGGATAGCCCCCACAGCAGGGTTTGGGCTGGGAGTAGAGAGGTATACTAGATATTTACTCAATCTAAAATATATATGGGAGGCAGTACCGTTCCCTAAACCTCCTGGGGTAGTTAACGCACCATGAGAGGCAGGAAAAGTAGAGTAAGTTTAGATTACTTAGACATACAGATAATAGACCTCCTAAGAAAAAACGCTAGATTAAAGTCTAGTGAGATAGCTAAGAAGCTCGGAAGACCTAGAACCACGGTAGTTCAGAGGATTAAGAAGCTTGAGGAAACAGGCATCATAAGGTCTTACACGATTTCAGTAAAGCCTGACGTTCTAGGCTACAACTACTACGCATACATAGCCGTAAAAGTTAGGAAGGGCCTTACAGGCAAGCTAGACCAGTACGAGCTAGCTAAAAAACTAGTTAGTGAGTCAAGAAACAAAGACGAACTCCCCATGATAGAAGAAGCAGCCATAGTTACTGGAGCATACGACATAATACTTAGAGTATGGATAAGAAACTGGGAAGAACTCTCAAGATACCTACTAAAATACCTTCCATCAATCGAGGAGATAGAATCTACAGAGACTTTCATGGTGTTAAGAAGAGTCCCCGACGACGGATAACCATAATTATACAAAACTAAACACACAAAAACCTTTATAAACTTTACTACCAAACACTAAGCAAACTCACTAGCAGTAACTTACAATAGAATAAAAAACAAAGTTATATTCGGGGGATCAGGTGTGGTAGGGCATAAAATAAACTTGAGAGAATTAAGGAGGGTAGCTCCAGGACTACTACCAGTACTCAACATAATGTCCAGAATGACGTACGGCAAAGACTTAGAAGCAATAGTTCTAGAATCAAATAATGGAACCGCAGAAGAGGTCATAACGTCTCTCTTATTTAAGATCTTCCAGAACGAAGAAATACCAAAACTATTACTAAATAAAATCAAAAACTAATCTCTAACCTTACAAAACAGACCAGTCATCAGGGTTCTCGTCGCCAAGTATGCCGAAGTCAAACTTAGCTAGAGCTACAGTTAGTACTGCAGCTACTACTAACAACTTCTTATTCTTGTTGAGAGTTTCAAGAACCTCAACCAACTTAACAGCTGTTTCGGGCTTCATGTACTTATTCACCAAGTTTATTTTCTTAAAAGGAGATATCAATTTTACTGACAATTATACAAAATAATTTATGTAGCAGATATCTTATTAGAAATTCTGGAGATAAGAGAATTAGAGGTAGTGGAAGGTTAGAAATATGAAGAAGTTAATAGATCCTGAATTCCTTGAAGCAGTCTATAAGATAAGGACTGTTGGTAAGTATCAGATAGTTAAGGAGCTAGCTAAGATATTAGGTGAGGACGTTAGGTCAGTACTTCACAGAATAAACACATTACTAAAAGGTAAATACTTTAGGTTTTCAGTTGACTACTCATTAAGTGAGTTAGGTCTTAAGTTAATAGTTATAGTGACTAACAAGAATCTCTTGATGGAAGAGACCTCAACCAAGTTTATGAAATTCGTTAAAGCGATAGCCTATGTCTTTCCTAATAAGCATTTCTACTCCCTCTACATGCCTGCCAACGCACAGGAGTTGCCTCAACCGCTAAAGATAGATAGCGGGACTACCATAATAGAGCTTCACGAGAGATTAAGGAATAAAACCTCGTTTGCGACGTATGGGATAGAGTCTGTGTTTTCTCCTGAGAAGGGGTTTAGTAAAGAATCTTTTAACGTATTAGGAGAGACTATAGAGAAAGCATTTAATAGTCTAGACAAGAAGAGGTTCTGTGCTGAGGATAAGAGAAAGGTTGTATTTGACGCTGTAGACCTAGGTATTATAAAAGAGCTAGAGAAAAACGCTTTTGTTAGGCAAACTGAAATCGCTAGGACTTTAGGAATCTCAGTAGGTAAGCTTAGAAGGCATGCTAAATCACACGTGCCTTACTTAATCAAGGGTATTAGATTGATGAGCATGCCCTTATACCCTGAAGCATTAGGAACTTCCTTACTAATCTTAATTAAGTCTAATGACGTTGATGTTATTAAGTGTTTATGCGAGGCTTTAGTGACTCACCCTACAGTAGTTTCTTGTGCTTACAGGAACGACGTTGGTTTAGGTATGGCTCAGTTTGTCGTTCCTTTCTCTATGGTTAGGTTTGTTGTTGAGTTTCTTGAAAAGATAGGTGTTGAATACGGTTTCGAGGTTTCTAGAGATATGTTGTGGCTCCTCAACATTGAATTTGGTAAGAGGTTTACTTTGCCTTATAAGCGGTGGGAAGAGTATGTTCCTAAGATGTCTTGGAATATTGATGAGTTAAGGAGGATCTTCAGTGGTTTTGGAGAGACGAGTTAAGGACTGTGTTTCCGGGTTTAGTTTTGATGCTGCTCACTATAGTTTAGTTGAGGGAGAGTTACTACTGCATGGGCATACATTCAGTATTGATGTTTGTGTTGAGGGTTTTTTGAGGGGTTCTTGGGTTGTAGACTTCATTGAGTTGAGGAAGCTTGTTGAGGGGTTAGTTAAAGACCTTAATTACTCTTTCTTGATTACCGCGAGAGATGCTGGCAGCATTCATTTTGAGGCTCCTTTCAAGCACAAGCAGAAGGTCTTTGACTGTGCTATGGTTACTGCTGAGTGTTTGGGCGACTACTTATGTAGTGAGTTGAGGAAAACTTATAGCGAGAAGGATTTAAAGATTCTAGTTAGTGTTAGGGAGGGTGTTGGGAATAAGGCTATTGTAGAGTGTTGATTATGACTCAAGAACCTTACATGATTAAAGAGTGTCTGACTAAACTTACTGCACTACTTATTTGCATAGATATGTTAAGTTCTACATATATTCCAATACCTATAATTATTTTAAGTAATGAGCATAATATTTAGGAGTGTGATTTCAGTGCCGCCGCAATCTATAAGAGTTAGCAGAGACGAGCTAATTTCTTACATAAGGTCTTACTCGTCTAGAGTCATGCCAGGGCTTCTCAACATCTTAAACAGAATTTTCATAACGCGATACAACAGCGATATAGTGTCTTTATTTTTGAGTGACCCGAGGAAGGTTTATGAGACTCTGCTT
This region includes:
- a CDS encoding asparagine synthetase A; amino-acid sequence: MVGRVVGFVDGCLVKVSVGGFLVDVELSSSLCSDGLLRIIKSGREVFLKLLVEGATPKVLGVVGAGDIPLKNFDVDASKPDVFARYSWLWLRTPKYSKIIRFQHILLKSLRRILDSEGFVELLPPVLNLASDPGLRGAKKVAVSVYGSTYELCSSTIMYKQLAATALGKMYFVARNVREEPVENVKTGRHLIEFTQLDLEWAGASMNEIMSLGEKLVYESCLEVSERAGDIIEEFNPRLKCFKPPYEKITFSEALNIVREAGMRVSDSRELPQEAEELLSVKVGKPIWLIKFPTSGRGFYYMPDEIEPDKNQDFNLIMPEGYGELIDGGVREFRYERIMQRLKELGEDLSKYSWFLEAARFGIAPTAGFGLGVERYTRYLLNLKYIWEAVPFPKPPGVVNAP
- a CDS encoding Lrp/AsnC family transcriptional regulator, which produces MRGRKSRVSLDYLDIQIIDLLRKNARLKSSEIAKKLGRPRTTVVQRIKKLEETGIIRSYTISVKPDVLGYNYYAYIAVKVRKGLTGKLDQYELAKKLVSESRNKDELPMIEEAAIVTGAYDIILRVWIRNWEELSRYLLKYLPSIEEIESTETFMVLRRVPDDG
- a CDS encoding winged helix-turn-helix transcriptional regulator, whose protein sequence is MKKLIDPEFLEAVYKIRTVGKYQIVKELAKILGEDVRSVLHRINTLLKGKYFRFSVDYSLSELGLKLIVIVTNKNLLMEETSTKFMKFVKAIAYVFPNKHFYSLYMPANAQELPQPLKIDSGTTIIELHERLRNKTSFATYGIESVFSPEKGFSKESFNVLGETIEKAFNSLDKKRFCAEDKRKVVFDAVDLGIIKELEKNAFVRQTEIARTLGISVGKLRRHAKSHVPYLIKGIRLMSMPLYPEALGTSLLILIKSNDVDVIKCLCEALVTHPTVVSCAYRNDVGLGMAQFVVPFSMVRFVVEFLEKIGVEYGFEVSRDMLWLLNIEFGKRFTLPYKRWEEYVPKMSWNIDELRRIFSGFGETS
- a CDS encoding 6-carboxytetrahydropterin synthase, producing MVLERRVKDCVSGFSFDAAHYSLVEGELLLHGHTFSIDVCVEGFLRGSWVVDFIELRKLVEGLVKDLNYSFLITARDAGSIHFEAPFKHKQKVFDCAMVTAECLGDYLCSELRKTYSEKDLKILVSVREGVGNKAIVEC